Proteins from one Flavobacteriales bacterium genomic window:
- a CDS encoding twin-arginine translocase TatA/TatE family subunit has translation MLFLNLGGGEIIVVLLVVLLFFGSNKIPELARGLGRGIREFKDATSGVQREIEDSMREAPKKTIPKPTVEPEAKPREELKAEPQQESKSE, from the coding sequence CTGTTGTTTTTGAATTTGGGTGGAGGTGAGATCATTGTGGTTCTGCTAGTGGTACTCTTGTTTTTTGGATCAAACAAGATTCCAGAATTAGCTCGAGGGCTTGGTCGTGGAATTCGAGAGTTCAAAGATGCAACGAGTGGAGTTCAACGGGAAATTGAAGACAGCATGAGGGAAGCTCCAAAGAAAACAATTCCGAAGCCCACTGTAGAACCGGAAGCTAAGCCGAGGGAAGAGCTCAAGGCAGAGCCTCAGCAAGAATCCAAATCAGAATAA
- the secDF gene encoding protein translocase subunit SecDF, producing the protein MQNKGAIKVFAILLGLVCLYQLSFTVVTRMAESKYEELGLTDQKEADKYLEDFTYNMLVKEYSYMECKERELNLGLDLKGGMNVTLEISLQEMVKSLSNNSPDSTFNKAIANATAKLASSNLDFVTLFGQEFDALDPNARLASPAIFGYTLKDKISGDASNAEVLEVIRTEKEAAIEQAFEVLRTRIDKFGVTQPNIQRLEGSDRILVELPGVKEPDRVRKLLQGTAQLEFWETYENQDVYGYLAEANKMLRDLQAGEEVVDTTKSEVAAEGEATEEAAKDTTKSLTELFGSDSTDKAAGDESIEDLQKNNPLFAVLSPAASQDGLYRGPVVGYASIKDTAKVNAYLAMDRVKSIFPRDLKFYWTVKPIDPKNPAQVHQLVAIKVTSRDGEAPLDGGAIADANKDFGEFGASPEVTMLMTPDGANAWKRLTGENIGKSIAIVLDDYVYSFPTVQGEIGGGRSSITGNFTINEAEDLATVLKAGKLPAPARIVEEAVVGPTLGSESINSGVISFVGAIVLVLVFMVIYYGSAGWAANLALLANVFFVFGVLASMGAVLTLPGIAGIVLTIGISIDSNVLIFERIREELEKGTGVRLAVTQGYNAAYSAIIDANVTSLLTGIILYVFGSGPIQGFATTLIIGIFCSLFASIFITRLIFEGRLDAKKDITFSTKMTQGAFKNANVDFAGKRKMAYLFSGIVIAAGVVSMGVRGFNYGVDFLGGRSYMVEFQDDVNTEDLSQALQGAFDGIAPMVKTFGADNRVKVITAYRIDDDGETVDDEVQAKLVEGLSQISNNPSEILSSQKVGPTIATDIKRSALLSIVFSLIAIFLYILLRFKKWQYSLGAVIALAHDVLFVLSLFSLGYGFLPFSMEIDQAFIAAILTVVGYSINDTVVVFDRIREFQNEHQARKFSLSTIVNNALNTTLSRTIITALTTFIVLLVLFLAGGETIKGFSFALLAGVVVGTYSSIFIATPVLLEFIKEEPVVDKKKK; encoded by the coding sequence ATGCAGAATAAAGGCGCTATAAAGGTTTTCGCCATTTTACTCGGTCTGGTATGTCTTTACCAGCTTTCATTTACGGTTGTTACTCGGATGGCCGAGAGCAAGTATGAGGAACTGGGTTTGACAGACCAAAAAGAGGCAGACAAGTACTTGGAGGATTTCACGTACAACATGTTGGTGAAGGAGTATTCTTACATGGAATGTAAGGAACGTGAGCTGAATTTGGGTCTTGACCTTAAAGGCGGTATGAACGTAACGTTGGAGATTTCACTTCAGGAAATGGTGAAATCGTTGTCTAACAACAGCCCTGATTCAACCTTCAACAAGGCTATTGCAAATGCAACTGCAAAGTTGGCTTCATCGAACTTGGATTTCGTGACGCTTTTCGGACAGGAGTTTGATGCTCTTGATCCAAATGCGCGTTTGGCTTCTCCTGCCATTTTTGGTTATACACTTAAGGACAAGATAAGTGGAGATGCCAGCAATGCTGAGGTGTTGGAGGTGATAAGAACAGAAAAAGAAGCTGCTATTGAGCAAGCTTTTGAGGTTCTAAGAACTCGTATCGATAAGTTCGGTGTAACGCAACCGAACATACAGCGATTGGAAGGTAGCGACCGGATTCTGGTTGAATTGCCAGGTGTGAAGGAACCAGACCGTGTGAGAAAACTGTTGCAAGGAACAGCTCAGTTGGAGTTCTGGGAAACATACGAGAACCAAGACGTTTACGGTTATTTGGCTGAAGCGAATAAGATGCTGCGCGATTTGCAAGCAGGAGAAGAAGTGGTTGATACCACTAAGTCTGAAGTTGCTGCAGAAGGTGAAGCGACTGAAGAGGCTGCTAAAGACACTACAAAATCGCTGACAGAACTATTCGGTTCTGATTCTACAGATAAAGCAGCTGGTGATGAGTCCATTGAAGATCTTCAAAAGAACAATCCACTGTTTGCAGTGCTTTCTCCTGCTGCTTCGCAAGATGGATTGTACCGAGGTCCAGTAGTAGGATACGCTTCTATTAAGGATACGGCAAAAGTGAATGCCTATTTGGCAATGGACCGTGTGAAATCAATCTTCCCACGTGACCTGAAATTCTACTGGACAGTTAAACCAATTGACCCAAAAAATCCTGCTCAAGTTCATCAGTTGGTTGCTATTAAAGTAACTAGCCGTGATGGCGAAGCTCCTTTGGATGGTGGCGCGATTGCAGATGCAAACAAAGATTTCGGTGAGTTTGGTGCTTCTCCAGAAGTAACCATGCTTATGACTCCAGATGGAGCAAATGCTTGGAAACGATTGACAGGAGAGAACATCGGCAAATCAATTGCCATCGTTCTTGATGATTATGTGTATTCATTCCCAACGGTGCAAGGAGAAATTGGCGGAGGTCGTTCTTCTATCACTGGAAACTTCACCATTAATGAAGCAGAAGATTTAGCAACAGTTCTTAAAGCGGGTAAACTTCCTGCTCCTGCTAGAATTGTGGAAGAAGCAGTCGTTGGACCAACATTGGGTAGTGAGTCTATCAACAGCGGTGTTATTTCGTTTGTTGGAGCAATCGTTCTCGTACTTGTTTTCATGGTCATTTATTACGGTTCAGCAGGTTGGGCAGCCAACTTGGCACTTTTGGCCAACGTGTTCTTCGTGTTCGGAGTGCTTGCTTCCATGGGAGCGGTGCTTACACTTCCTGGTATTGCGGGTATCGTACTTACCATCGGTATTTCTATTGACTCCAACGTATTGATCTTTGAACGTATCAGAGAAGAACTTGAGAAAGGAACGGGTGTTCGATTAGCTGTGACCCAAGGTTACAATGCTGCCTATTCGGCTATTATCGATGCTAACGTTACTTCGTTGCTTACTGGTATCATCCTGTATGTTTTCGGAAGCGGACCGATTCAAGGTTTTGCAACCACGTTGATCATCGGTATCTTCTGTTCACTTTTTGCCTCAATCTTCATCACACGTTTGATTTTTGAAGGAAGATTGGATGCTAAGAAGGACATTACCTTCTCAACCAAGATGACCCAAGGCGCTTTCAAAAACGCCAATGTTGATTTTGCAGGAAAACGTAAGATGGCTTATTTGTTTTCAGGTATTGTGATTGCAGCCGGTGTTGTATCAATGGGTGTTCGAGGATTCAACTACGGAGTTGATTTCTTGGGAGGTCGTTCATACATGGTCGAGTTTCAAGACGATGTGAATACGGAAGACCTAAGCCAAGCTTTGCAAGGTGCATTTGATGGCATTGCTCCAATGGTGAAAACCTTTGGTGCTGATAACCGAGTGAAGGTTATCACTGCCTACAGAATTGATGACGATGGTGAAACAGTTGATGATGAAGTTCAGGCTAAATTGGTTGAAGGCCTGTCTCAGATATCAAATAATCCAAGTGAGATTTTGAGTTCACAAAAGGTTGGACCGACCATTGCAACAGATATCAAACGTTCTGCATTGCTTTCTATCGTTTTCTCGTTGATCGCCATCTTCTTGTATATCCTTCTAAGGTTCAAGAAATGGCAGTATAGTTTGGGTGCAGTCATCGCATTGGCGCATGATGTGTTGTTTGTTCTGTCCTTGTTCTCCCTCGGATATGGTTTCTTGCCTTTCAGTATGGAGATCGATCAAGCATTTATTGCTGCTATCCTTACCGTTGTTGGTTACTCGATCAACGATACAGTGGTCGTGTTTGACCGTATTCGTGAGTTCCAAAACGAACATCAAGCAAGAAAATTCAGCCTATCCACGATTGTCAATAATGCTTTGAATACTACGTTGAGCCGAACCATTATCACGGCACTTACCACGTTCATCGTACTGTTGGTGTTGTTCTTGGCCGGAGGCGAAACCATCAAAGGATTCTCCTTTGCATTGTTGGCCGGTGTTGTTGTAGGAACCTACTCATCCATCTTCATTGCAACACCAGTACTACTGGAGTTCATTAAAGAAGAACCCGTGGTTGATAAAAAGAAAAAATAA